The Azospirillum baldaniorum genome segment GTTCTCCGACGCCTTGGCGACCAGCAGATGGTCAAGCCCGACCTCGCCGAACTCGTTGATGACCACGGCGGTGCGGGCCATGCCCGGATGGTGCAGGAGCCGTTGCAGCAGCGTGGTTTTGCCGCTGCCGAGGAAGCCGGTCAGCACCGAGACGGGCAGGCGGGGCGCCGGTGGGGCGGCGGGGGTGGGTGCGGCGGTCACGGGGTCTTCTCCTGGCAGTCGGTGCATGTGCCGCGCACCTCGACGGTGGGGCGGCTGACCTGGAAACCATGCTCGGCGGCGATGGTGCCGATGGCGGCGCGGATGCGCGGGTCGTCGATCTCCACGGCGTTGCCGCAGGTCTCGCACACCAGGAACTGCCCGGAATGGACGGCCCCCGGCGCCGCGCAGCCGATGTAGGCGTTCAGCGATTCGATGCGGTGGACCAGCCCGTGCTCCACCAGGAACTCCAGCGCCCGGTAGACGGTCAGCGGGGCGGTGGCCTTGCCCTCGCGCTGGCTGAGGTCCTCCAGGATGGCGTAGGCGCCGCGCGGCTTGTGGCTGTTCCAGACCAGCTCCAGCACCTGCCGTCGGAGCGCGGTCAGCCGGGCGCCGCGCTCCGCGCACAGGGCGTCGGCGCGCGTCAGCGCGTCGGCGATGCAATGCGCGTGGTCGTGCCCGTGGCGGGAGGCCGGGCCGGTGGTGGGGTGGGGATCGGCGGTCATGGCGTTATCTTATTACATCGCCGGATGCCGACACCAGACAAAGAAGAAGGGCGGCCCCGGACGCGGAGGCCGCCCTTTCAGGCGTGTCGCTCGATTGGGGGCGGTTCCCCGACCGGTCAGAGACCGATCATGCCGCCGTCCTTCTTGGTGATGGCGACCACCGACGGGCGCGGCGGCATGTTGGGCTTGAAGTCGGGCCAGCGGGTCGCCGGGTCCTCGAAGGAGGAGAGCTTGCCCTTGAAGCCTTCCCACTGGTCGACGCCGTCGGTGGCCGGGTGCTGCACGGCGACGAACAGGGTCTTGTCGTCGGTGGTGAAGCAGGGGCCGCACATCTCGGCCCCCACCGGCACGCGGTAGAACATCTTGGACAGGCCGCGCAGATTCCCTTCGGTCTCCACGGCCCAGACGCCGTCGGCGGTGCCGGACGCCTTCTTCCAGTTCTCGCCCTGGTCGGTGGTGATCCACAGGCGGCCGCGGTGGTCCACCGCCGCGTTGTCAGGGCAGGAGAACCAGCCGTTGGCCGAGGTGTCGGCGTGGAACTGCGCGCCGACCTTCTCGTCCGCCGGGTTGCCGCCGCGGACCAGGATCGTCCACTCCGCCTTGGTCGAGGCGTGGTTGCCGTTCTCCGGCAGGATCTCGACGATGTGGCCCCAGTTGTTCTCGGCGCGCGGGTTGGCCGCGTCCACCTGCTCCGGCTTGCGGCGGGAGTTGTTGGTGAGGATGACGTAGACCTTGCCGGTCACCGCGTTGACCTCGATGTCCTCCGGTCGGTCCATCTTGGTGGCGCCCAGCGCGTCGGCGGCGAGGCGGGCGTTGATCAGGACGGTGGCTTGGTCGGGGAAGCCCTTCTCGGCGGTCAGCGGACCCTGGCCGTGGACCAGCGGCAGCCACTCGACCGAGGCGTCGGCCTTGAACTTCGCCACGTAGAGCGTCCCGGTCTCCAGGATGTCCATGTTGGCGGCGCGGTTCCTCGGGTCGAACTTCTTGGCCGCGACGAACTTGTAGACATAGTCGAAGCGCTCGTCGTCGCCGGTGTAGGCGACCACGGTGCCGTCCTTGCCGAGCGCAATCTGGCAGGCCTCATGCTTGAAGCGGCCGAGCGCCGTGCGCTTCTTCGGGGTCGAGGTCGGGTCGTAGGGGTCGATCTCGACGATCCAGCCGAAGCGGTTGGACTCGTTCGGCTCCTTGGCGATGTCGAAGCGGTCGTGATAAACGCCCCAGTTGTACCATTCGCCGGGGAAGCCGTAGCGCTTCAGCACCTTGGTGTTCGGGTTGGTGTCCTCGACCTTGCCCCAGAAGTAGCCGTTGAAGTTCTCTTCCGCCGACAGCCAGGTGCCCCAGGGCGTCATGCCGCCGGAACAGTTGTTCAGCATGCCGCGGACCGTCGTGCCGGTCGGGTCGTAGCTGGTCTTCATCAGGGCGTGGCCGGCGGCCGGGCCGGTGATGGCGCAGGCCGTCTCGCCGGTGATGCGGCGGTTGTAGCGGGAGTCCGCCACCGTCACCCACTTGCCCTTGACCTTGCGGATCTCGACGACGGTGCCGCCGTGGGCGGCCATCTCGATGTCCACCAGCGCCTTGGTCATGCGGGCGAACTTGTCCTTCTGCTGCTCCACGCCGACGCCGGGGAACATGACCTCCTCGTCGGTGTATTCGTGGTTCACGCAGAGCAGGGCGCGGTCCGGCGACTGGGAGCCGAGCGGCAGCGGGGCGTAGCCGACGAAGTCGTTGTTGTAGCCGAACTGCTTCGACTGCGCCTCGGCCGACTGGTTCATCGGGTCGAAGGCCGGCGCGCCGGGCACCACCGGGTCGCCCCAGCGGATCAGGATGTCGGCGTCGTAGCCGGATGCCACGTGATGGTCGGCGTCGACACCGTGCGCCACTTCCTGGAAGGAGAAGCTGGCTTTGGCCGGGCGCGGGGCGCCGGTGACGGCGGCCTCGGCCTCGCGCGGCGAGGAGAGCAGGGCGGCCGGGCCGATCAGGGCGCTGACCGCCGCGCCGGTCAGCATGCCGCGCATCATGTCGCGGCGGCCGAGGCGGGCGTTGATGACGTCGCCCATGGTCGGGTTTTCGGACGGGTTGGAGCCGATGTCCTCGCGGCCCTCGAAGGTCAGATACTTGGTGCCCTTCTGGGGCAGGTCATGGGTGTCCATCGGTGTGCCTCGTCTCTTTCCGCAAATTTATTTTGGGTAGGGGCGGGCGCACCTTACCGGCGGCCTGTGACGGTTTCTTTGCACTCCCATGAAGGCGGAATGAAAACACACGGTCGGGTTTCACGACACCGCGCCGATCAATCACCGGCTTTCTTGATCTCCTGGAAGGCGGCCAGCGCGCGGTCGCGGGCGGTGCCGTGGTCGATGACCGGCCGCGGGTAGTCCTTGCCGAGTTTGACCCCCGCCTGCCGCAGCGCCTCGTCCGGCGCCTCCCAGGGCTTGTGAATCCAGCGGTTGGGCAGCGCTTCCAGCTCCGGCACGTAGCGCCGGACATAGGCCCCCTCCGGGTCGAACTTCTCGCCTTGGAGGATCGGGTTGAAGACGCGGAAGAAGGGGGCCGCGTCGGCGCCGCAGCCGGCCACCCACTGCCAGTTGCCGGCGTTGTTGGCGATGTCGGCGTCGACCAGCGTGTCCCAGAACCACGACTCGCCCTCCTGCCAGGGGATCAGCAGATCCTTGATGAGGAAGGAACCGACGATCATCCGCACGCGGTTGTGCATCCAGCCGGTCTGCCAGAGCTGCCGCATTCCGGCGTCCACGATGGGATAGCCGGTGCGCCCGCTCTGCCACGCGCGCAGGCCCGCCTTGTCCGTCCGCCAGGGGAAGCGGGCGAAGCGCGTGTCCAGCGGCGTGTCTGGAATGCCCGGCTCCTCGCGCAGCAGATGGTGGTTGAACTCCCGCCAGCCGAGTTCCCGCAGGAAGGCTTCGGCGCCGGCGGCCAGCTCATGCCGCTGGTCTGCGGCGTGGCGGGCGGCGTGCCAGATCTGCCGCGGCCCGATCTCCCCGAAGGCGAGGTGCGGCGACATCGCCGAGGTTCCATCATGGTCCGGGCGGTCGCGCTCCGCCGGGTAGGCGGCGACCGGCCCGTCCAGGAAATCGGCCAGCCGCTCCCGCGCCGCCTCCTCGCCGGGTGTCCAGCGCTCGCGCAGGCCGCCGGCCCAGTCCGGCGCGCTGGGCAGCAGGCACCAGTCCTTCAGCGACTCGCTGGACACCGGCTTCGCCGGCGGGGTCAGCTTGCCCGGCGCGCGGGTGGGGCGCGGCGGCTCCGGCATCGACAGCAACGCCTTCCAGAAGGGCGTGAAGACCCGGAAGGGCGTGTCCGACTTGGTGCGGATGGTCCCCGGCTCGTAGAGCAGGGCGGCGTTGTGGGGGTGCACCGTCACGCCGCGCGCGCTCAGCCGCTCGCCCACCCGGCGGTCGCGGGCGATGGCGGTGGGGCCGGCGCGGCGGTTGCACAGCACCGTGTCGGCGCCGGTCTCCTCGGCCAGCGCCGCCAGCACGGAGGCGGGGTCGCCGCTGCGCAGCACCAGGGGCGAGCCGAGCTTGGCCAGCGCCTTGCCCAGCCGTTCCAGGCTGCCGTGCAGCCACCAGCGGGACGCGGCGCCGGGAAGCCAGGGATCGTGGGCGTCCTTCTCCCGGATGTAGACCGGGATGACCGGCGCCCCGTCCTCCGCCGCGGCGCTGAGCGCCGGGTTGTCGGCAAGGCGAAGATCGCTGCGGAACCAGACGAGGATGGGAGATTGATCGGTCGTCATCGGCCAACTTTAAAGACATGGACAGAAGAACGGGCATGCCAAAACGCCGCAGCCAATGACCACGGTCAATGGCTCTTGCTACGCGGTGCCGATTGCTCCGGATCACCACGGCGGCGAAAATTTTTCCTGGCGAAATCCTATTGACGGCGATTTCCGCACCGCTATTTCCGCCTTCGCTGCCACGACGTGGAGCCGGAGGCACGGCGGCCGACGGCGCCGGTTCCACGGTCGGGGGAGGAAAGAGACGCCATCAACGGAGGAAACCATATGTCCCGCCTGTCGCGCCTGCTGACCGCCGCCACCGTCGCCCTGCCGCTGTCCCTCGCCGCCATGTCCGCCAAGGCGGCGGACATCGTGGACACCGCCGTCGCGGCGGGCCAGTTCAAGACGCTGGTCCAGGCCGTCCAGGCCGCCGGCCTCGCGGACACGCTGAAGGGCAGCGGTCCCTTCACCGTCTTCGCCCCGACCGACGAGGCCTTCGCCAAGCTTCCCGCCGGCACGGTCGAAAATCTTCTGAAGCCGGAGAACCGCGAGAAGCTCCGCTCCGTACTCACCTATCATGTGGTGGCGGGCAAGGTGACTTCGGCCGATATCGCCGGCAAGACGGCATCGCCGAAGACCGTGCAGGGCACCACCGTGGACATCGACGCGACGAAGGGCGGCGTGATGGTGGACAACGCGAAGGTCGTGAAGCCCGACATCATGGCGTCCAACGGCGTCATCCACGTGATCGACACGGTCATGATGCCGAACTGACGTTCTGCTTTTCATCGAGGTCCCTCCTGCCGGACGTTTCACCGCCAGTGCCGGCAGGACCACTCGCCCGGAGAGTTCCCCCGACTCTCCGGGCTTTTTCTTTTCAAGCCTTGTCCGGAGACGCTTTGTCGGGAGAGAGGCGGCTGCGCGGGAAGCGGTGGACCTTGCCGCGGGCCAGCAGATGCACCTCGAACCGCGCCGCCAGCAGGCCGGACACCGCCGGGTCCAGCACGTTCAGCCCGCCCGCGAAGGCGCCGAAGGCCGGCAGGATCAACTTTCCCCCGTCGAAGGCGAAACAGCGCTCCCGCACCCGCCGGCCCGGCACGACGACGGCGGCCACCGGGTGCAGATGCCCCGACAACTCGCCGACGGCGCCGGGCACCGCCTCGTGCCGGAAGGTCAGCGGGCCGAGCGCCAGCTCGTCCAGGATGCGCCCGCCGAACCCCTCCGGCGGTTCCGGATCGTGGTTGCCGGTGACCCACAGCCAGTCCGCCACCCGCCCGGTCAGGTCGCGCAGCCGGGCCACGTCCCCCGCCTCCATGCGGCTCGCCGCCCGGCGGTCGTGGAAGCTGTCGCCAAGGCAGATCACCCGCTCCGGGGCCAGCCGCTCCACCAGCTCCGCCAGCCGGTCGAGCGTCGCCCGCGTGTCGTAGGGCGGCAGCATCCGCCCGCGCGCCGCGAAGGCGGAGCCCTTCTCCAGATGCAGGTCGGCGACCACCAGAGTCCGCTCCGCCGGCCAGGCCAGCGCGCCGGAGGGATCGGGGGCCAGCGCGGCGCCCCGCAGGGTCATCGTCGTGTCCATGGTCATCACAACGTCAAGCGGCCTTGGCTGTCACCGTCGGACCCCAGCTCCGGCATCGCCTCGGCCACCAGATCGGCGGCGGCCTGCTCCAGAAGCTCGTCGGTGGCGGAACCGTCCACCCGTTCCCGCCCGATCTCCAGAATGACCGGCACGGCGAGGGGGAAATGCGGTCGAGGTCCTTGTGGGTGATGCGGCCCTTCACCCGGACCAGGAAATCCGACAGGCGCCGCACGTCGGTCAGCCCGCCCGCCGCGTCGGCGCGGGTGGCGCGCAGCAGCACATGGCCGGGGTCGTGCTTGCGCAGCACGTCGTAGATCAGGTCGGAGGAGAAGGTGACCTGCCGCCCCGACTTCTCCTGCCCGGGATGGCGGCGGTCGATGACCCCGGTGATCAGCGCCACGTTGCGGAAGGTCCGCCGCAGCATCGAGGACTCGTCCATCCAGGCTTCCAGGTCGTCGCCCAGCATGTCCTGGTCGAACAGCCCATCCATGTCCTTCGGCGTTCGCAGCGACCACACCGCCAGCACATAGTCGGTGGCGACGAAGCCGAGCGGGCCGCAGCCCATCCGCTCCATCCGGCGGGTCAGCAGCATCCCCAGCGTCTGGTGCGCGTTCCGCCCCTCGAAGGCGTAGACGACGAGGAAGCGCTTGCCCGCCTTGGGGAAGCTCTCCACCAGCAACCCATCGCGCGCCGGCAGGACGGAACGCCAGCGCTGGAGCCGCAGCCATTCCTGCACGTCCTCCGGCAGGCCGGGCCACTGCGCCGGGTCGGCCAGCATGGCGCGCACCCGGTCGGCCAGCGCCGTGGTCAGCGGCAGCCGCCCGCCGGCGTAGGCCGGGACCTTCGGCTCCCCGGTGCCCCCCTTGGCGACCTGCGCCTCCATCTCGCGGATGCCGAGGAACTTCAGCAATTGGCCGGCGAAGACGAAGGTGTCGCCGGGGGTGAGGCCCTGGATGAAATGCTCCTCCACCTCGCCGAGCACCGGGCCGCGGCTCAGGCGCACGCGCAGCATGGCCTCCTGCGTGATGGTGCCGACGTTCATGCGGTACTGCCGCGCCACCGCCGGCCCGGCCACCGCCATGCGCCCGTCTTCGCGCATCGTCAGCCGGTGGAAGCGCTCGTAATTGCCGAGCGCGTAGCCGCCGGTCGCCACGAAGTCCAGCACGTCGTCGAACTCGTCCCGCGCCAGCCCGGCGTAGGGGGCGGCGCAGACCACCTCGTCGTACAGGTCGTCGGGCCGGAACGGCTCGGCGCAGGCCATGCCGAGCATGTGCTGGGCCAGCACGTCCAGCCCGCCGGGGCGGGGCCGCTCGCCGTCCAGGCTCATGGCCGCCACGGCGTCCAGGGCGGCGCGGCATTCCAGAACCTCGAACCGGTTGGCTGGGACGAGCAGAGCACGGCTCGGTTCGTCCAGCCGGTGGTTGGCGCGGCCGATGCGCTGGACCAGCCGGCTCGCCCCCTTCGGCGCGCCGATCTGCACCACCAGATCAACCGCCGCCCAGTCGATGCCGAGGTCGAGCGAGGAGGTCGCCACCACCGCCCGCAGCTTGCCCGCCGCCATGGCGGCCTCGACCTTGCGCCGCTGCTCCGCCGCCAGCGAGCCGTGATGGAGCGCGATGGGCAGGGTGTCGTCGTTGAGGCGCCAGAGTTCCTGGAAGACCAGCTCCGCCTGGGCGCGCGTGTTGACGAAGACCAGCGTGGTGCGGTGGGCGCGGATGCGCTGGTACACCTCCTTCAGCGCATGCATGGCCATGCGGCCGGACCAGGGCAGCCGCTCGCGCGTCGTCAGGATGTCCACCTCGGCGGAGGCGCCGGCCCGCCCGGTGACCAGCCGCACGTCGCCGCCATCCGCGTGCCCGGATTTGGACAGCCAGGCGAGCAGCTGCGCCGGCTCCGCCACGGTGGCCGACAGCCCGACCCGCCGGGCCTGCGGCGCCAGCCGGGACAGCCGCGCCAGCCCCAGGGCCAGCAGGTCGCCGCGCTTGGTCCCGGCCAGGGCGTGCAACTCGTCGATGATGACGCAGCGCAGGTGCCGGAAGATCGTCGCCGCGTCGGCGTAGGCGATCATCAGCGCCAGACTTTCCGGCGTGGTCATCAGGATGTGCGGCGGGTTGGCCCGCTGCCGCCGCCGCTTGGATTCGGGCGTGTCGCCGGTGCGCGTCTCGGTGCGGATGGGCAGCCGCATCTCGGCGACGGGCTCCTCCAGATTGCGCTGGATGTCCACCGCGAGCGCCTTCAGCGGCGAGATGTAGAGCGTGTGCAGCCCCTCGCGCGGGCGCTCCGCCAGATCGATCAGCGAGGGCAGGAAGCCGGCCAGCGTCTTGCCGCCGCCGGTCGGCGCGATCAGCAGGGCGCTGTTCCCGGCGGCCGCCGCCTCGACCATGGCAAGCTGGTGAGGGTGCGGCACCCAGCCCCGCGACCGGAACCAGCCCTGGACGTTGGCGGGGAGGAGAGGGGTGGGGAGTTCGGGCATGGGAAAGAAGATAGAGAGATTTCCTATAATGCCATCAGCGCTATGAAAGTATTTTTATTTTTCTTTTGGAAATGATTTCGCGATGTTGGATAAAATTTTAAGGTCGCGAAGGCTTAAATGCCGTGCAGCATCAATTATAGTAATCTCCAATGGTGTCCTTTCTTGATTGCTTGAATTGCTTTGGTCGAATATTTTTACTAACTCATCCAGTGGAATGTCTATTTTCTCGCTAATGCGAATTAGCGTTTCCAATCTGGGCATATTCTGCCCGCGTTCCATCGCGGAAACAGCCTGAACGGAACGCTCGATCAATCCCGCAAGATCCTCCTGCGTGAGCCCCCGTTGCTCGCGAAGTTCGCGGAGCATTTGTCCGAATTGCTGCATCCCTTTCATGCCCGGACTGTCCTCCGGGCGATGCGCGTTGACCATCAACCTAGTACGCTATAGCTTAAAATTACCTTTGTGTGATTGTGGGTGTACCATGCGTCTGTCGGGCGTGTTGCTCATCATCTGGGGTGGGTTGCTGGTACCGCTTACCCTGCCGTGGACTTGGTGGTATCGGAAGCAACTGGGTTTGATCGCCAGCCTCGACGAGATGACCATGAGCTTTCTCGGGGACAGGCTTCCTTACGCATACGTTGTGTCGTTTTCGGTGATCTTGGTGGGACTCGGACTGTCGTGGATCGCCTTTGCCACGGTGTGGGACCCGCCCTGTCCGCGTGTGCGGGGTGTTTCGGAGGACGAGGGGCCGCCGTCCACAACGCCCCGGAAGACGTCGTTGGAGGAGGTCATGGGCGACCGCCCCATCGACCCGATGAGGCTTCATTGAATGGCGCGTTGGCGAACCCTGAGCGCCGGTTGAGCCTCTGTCCTTCGCGGCGTTTGACGGCTTCGGGAGCTGTGGTATTTTACGAGGCAAGGAGGTGATGCGCCTTCGGTCTCCTGGAGGCGGAGCCGGTTTCCCGACCCCGCCCATTGGTTCCTTAGCGATCGTGGTCCTGGTTGAAGCCGGCTTCGAACTCGAACTTCATCCGGAACCAGAAGCGTCGGAGCCACGTCTGGTACCTTTTCAAGCGCATCACCTCCTCTCGGATGCCGGACGGGTAGGGCCTGTCGGCACGCAACATCCAAAGGAATGCGTAGGCGCGGTCAACCGGGGATAGGCCTCTGTGGGATGGCTGCGGCACTTGGGCGCGTGGTCGGGGTGCGGAGTCTTGCCCCCACCCTGACCCTCCCCCGCTTCGCAGGGGAGGGAATCAGGCGCCGGTGACGATGCGGACGTGGATGGGCAGTGGAATCGTGCCGCCCTGGGCCTGAGCGTCGAAGCGGCGGGTCACCTCGGCGTCGAGGTCGGCGCGCTGCCCGGCGGTGAGGTCGTGCAGGCGGTGGCCGAAGCTCATCTCCAGCGTGGCGCGCCAGAAGGGCTGGCCCTGGGGGGCCTTGCGGACCGGGGTGATGTCGGTCTCGCTCACCGTGGCGAAGCCGGCGGAGCGCAGGGCCTCCGCCAGAAGGCCGGGGGCGGCGAAGCGGAACAGCGGGTCCAGGCTGCGGTCCTCGCCCAGTTGGGCGGCGACGGCGTCGCCCACCGTGTCGAACAGGGTGTTGCCGGCGCGCGGCCCCCAGACCATGAAGGCTGCCCGCCCGCCGGGGCGCAGCACGCGCCGCAGCTCGGCCAGGGCCGCCGCAACGTCGGGGACGAACATGATGCCGAAGCGGCAGGTCGCCCGGTCGAAGCTCGCCGCGGCGAAGGGCAGGGCGGTCATGTCGGCGGCGGCGAAGGCCGGGCGCAGCCCGTCGGCGATCCCCGCGGCGCGGCGCCGGGCGCCGGCCATCATGCCGGGCACGAGGTCGCTGCCCACCACCAGCCCGTCAGGACCTGTCCGCAGCGCGGCGCTCAGCGCCGGTTCGCCGGCGCCGGAGGCGAGGTCCAGCACCCGGTCGCCCGCCGTCACCCCGGCGGCGTCCAGCAGGGGCTGGTTCAGCTTGTCGGCCAGATCGGCCATCGGGTCGGCCCAGCGGTCCCAGGCGTCGGCGCTGGCGGTCCAGCGGGCGCGCTCGGCGTCGCCGTCGATGGGGCAGGTGGACAAGTCGGGCATGGTCAGTGGAGAAGCCTTGCGGTACCGGTGATGCGGGGGGCGGAATCGGCGTCGCGCAGCCGCTCGTTCAGCGCCGCGACCTCCTCCGCCAGCTTGCGGTTCGCCTCGGTCAGGGCTTGGACGCGGCCCTCGGCGACTTGCTGCTGGACGTTCAGGGTGGCGACGGTCTCCGCAAGCTTGCGGATTTTCTGGGACTGGCGGGCGCCGCCCTCGTTGACGCTGCGGCGGATCGAACCGACGGCGGCGAGCACGATCACGCTGACCGTCGCACCCGTCAGTAGGGCGGCGATGGCCAGAGCCCAGACCCAATCCCCCGAT includes the following:
- a CDS encoding fasciclin domain-containing protein — translated: MSRLSRLLTAATVALPLSLAAMSAKAADIVDTAVAAGQFKTLVQAVQAAGLADTLKGSGPFTVFAPTDEAFAKLPAGTVENLLKPENREKLRSVLTYHVVAGKVTSADIAGKTASPKTVQGTTVDIDATKGGVMVDNAKVVKPDIMASNGVIHVIDTVMMPN
- a CDS encoding cryptochrome/photolyase family protein; the protein is MTTDQSPILVWFRSDLRLADNPALSAAAEDGAPVIPVYIREKDAHDPWLPGAASRWWLHGSLERLGKALAKLGSPLVLRSGDPASVLAALAEETGADTVLCNRRAGPTAIARDRRVGERLSARGVTVHPHNAALLYEPGTIRTKSDTPFRVFTPFWKALLSMPEPPRPTRAPGKLTPPAKPVSSESLKDWCLLPSAPDWAGGLRERWTPGEEAARERLADFLDGPVAAYPAERDRPDHDGTSAMSPHLAFGEIGPRQIWHAARHAADQRHELAAGAEAFLRELGWREFNHHLLREEPGIPDTPLDTRFARFPWRTDKAGLRAWQSGRTGYPIVDAGMRQLWQTGWMHNRVRMIVGSFLIKDLLIPWQEGESWFWDTLVDADIANNAGNWQWVAGCGADAAPFFRVFNPILQGEKFDPEGAYVRRYVPELEALPNRWIHKPWEAPDEALRQAGVKLGKDYPRPVIDHGTARDRALAAFQEIKKAGD
- a CDS encoding Fur family transcriptional regulator, with amino-acid sequence MTADPHPTTGPASRHGHDHAHCIADALTRADALCAERGARLTALRRQVLELVWNSHKPRGAYAILEDLSQREGKATAPLTVYRALEFLVEHGLVHRIESLNAYIGCAAPGAVHSGQFLVCETCGNAVEIDDPRIRAAIGTIAAEHGFQVSRPTVEVRGTCTDCQEKTP
- the pdeM gene encoding ligase-associated DNA damage response endonuclease PdeM, yielding MTMDTTMTLRGAALAPDPSGALAWPAERTLVVADLHLEKGSAFAARGRMLPPYDTRATLDRLAELVERLAPERVICLGDSFHDRRAASRMEAGDVARLRDLTGRVADWLWVTGNHDPEPPEGFGGRILDELALGPLTFRHEAVPGAVGELSGHLHPVAAVVVPGRRVRERCFAFDGGKLILPAFGAFAGGLNVLDPAVSGLLAARFEVHLLARGKVHRFPRSRLSPDKASPDKA
- a CDS encoding class I SAM-dependent methyltransferase, producing the protein MPDLSTCPIDGDAERARWTASADAWDRWADPMADLADKLNQPLLDAAGVTAGDRVLDLASGAGEPALSAALRTGPDGLVVGSDLVPGMMAGARRRAAGIADGLRPAFAAADMTALPFAAASFDRATCRFGIMFVPDVAAALAELRRVLRPGGRAAFMVWGPRAGNTLFDTVGDAVAAQLGEDRSLDPLFRFAAPGLLAEALRSAGFATVSETDITPVRKAPQGQPFWRATLEMSFGHRLHDLTAGQRADLDAEVTRRFDAQAQGGTIPLPIHVRIVTGA
- a CDS encoding helix-turn-helix domain-containing protein, encoding MKGMQQFGQMLRELREQRGLTQEDLAGLIERSVQAVSAMERGQNMPRLETLIRISEKIDIPLDELVKIFDQSNSSNQERTPLEITIIDAARHLSLRDLKILSNIAKSFPKEK
- a CDS encoding PhoX family protein, coding for MDTHDLPQKGTKYLTFEGREDIGSNPSENPTMGDVINARLGRRDMMRGMLTGAAVSALIGPAALLSSPREAEAAVTGAPRPAKASFSFQEVAHGVDADHHVASGYDADILIRWGDPVVPGAPAFDPMNQSAEAQSKQFGYNNDFVGYAPLPLGSQSPDRALLCVNHEYTDEEVMFPGVGVEQQKDKFARMTKALVDIEMAAHGGTVVEIRKVKGKWVTVADSRYNRRITGETACAITGPAAGHALMKTSYDPTGTTVRGMLNNCSGGMTPWGTWLSAEENFNGYFWGKVEDTNPNTKVLKRYGFPGEWYNWGVYHDRFDIAKEPNESNRFGWIVEIDPYDPTSTPKKRTALGRFKHEACQIALGKDGTVVAYTGDDERFDYVYKFVAAKKFDPRNRAANMDILETGTLYVAKFKADASVEWLPLVHGQGPLTAEKGFPDQATVLINARLAADALGATKMDRPEDIEVNAVTGKVYVILTNNSRRKPEQVDAANPRAENNWGHIVEILPENGNHASTKAEWTILVRGGNPADEKVGAQFHADTSANGWFSCPDNAAVDHRGRLWITTDQGENWKKASGTADGVWAVETEGNLRGLSKMFYRVPVGAEMCGPCFTTDDKTLFVAVQHPATDGVDQWEGFKGKLSSFEDPATRWPDFKPNMPPRPSVVAITKKDGGMIGL
- a CDS encoding ligase-associated DNA damage response DEXH box helicase, giving the protein MPELPTPLLPANVQGWFRSRGWVPHPHQLAMVEAAAAGNSALLIAPTGGGKTLAGFLPSLIDLAERPREGLHTLYISPLKALAVDIQRNLEEPVAEMRLPIRTETRTGDTPESKRRRQRANPPHILMTTPESLALMIAYADAATIFRHLRCVIIDELHALAGTKRGDLLALGLARLSRLAPQARRVGLSATVAEPAQLLAWLSKSGHADGGDVRLVTGRAGASAEVDILTTRERLPWSGRMAMHALKEVYQRIRAHRTTLVFVNTRAQAELVFQELWRLNDDTLPIALHHGSLAAEQRRKVEAAMAAGKLRAVVATSSLDLGIDWAAVDLVVQIGAPKGASRLVQRIGRANHRLDEPSRALLVPANRFEVLECRAALDAVAAMSLDGERPRPGGLDVLAQHMLGMACAEPFRPDDLYDEVVCAAPYAGLARDEFDDVLDFVATGGYALGNYERFHRLTMREDGRMAVAGPAVARQYRMNVGTITQEAMLRVRLSRGPVLGEVEEHFIQGLTPGDTFVFAGQLLKFLGIREMEAQVAKGGTGEPKVPAYAGGRLPLTTALADRVRAMLADPAQWPGLPEDVQEWLRLQRWRSVLPARDGLLVESFPKAGKRFLVVYAFEGRNAHQTLGMLLTRRMERMGCGPLGFVATDYVLAVWSLRTPKDMDGLFDQDMLGDDLEAWMDESSMLRRTFRNVALITGVIDRRHPGQEKSGRQVTFSSDLIYDVLRKHDPGHVLLRATRADAAGGLTDVRRLSDFLVRVKGRITHKDLDRISPSPCRSFWRSGGNGWTVPPPTSFWSRPPPIWWPRRCRSWGPTVTAKAA